From the genome of Methanophagales archaeon:
GATGCTGCCAGCTCGCATGTTTTGACTCACCCGGAGGGACCAATTCACCATATACATGCAAATCACGAACAAGAGCCGCGTGCATAAGTTCGGTTCTATGGATGCTTGCAGACTCATAAGGCAGCCTGAGCCTCAAATGAGCTATCAAAATGTCGTTCTTCACATCTTCGTACGAGATGAAATATTCCATACCGTCACCTGCCTCATAACTCTCTGTTACCAGCCGGATACAACTCTCATCCACGATTCTACCCTGCAACTGCGATAGACCAGCTTCACGGCATCTTATACACCTGCATTTATAGCCCAGTGTCTGCAGCCGAGCTTTCACCAGCTGCCTCAAATTGCTCTTCTTTACGCCCGCCTCTATGAATTGAGCCGGAATATCTCGTTGTATCCGCTGTATGCGAACCCATTTAGGGATTATCCTCTTCGCATAAGCGATGATTTCTATTGCTTCTTCCTCGCATATCGGCTTGTATTCGCCTCGTTTCCAACGCTCATACAACTCAGTACCCCTGACTACCAGTGTGGGATATATCTTCAGGTAATCGGGCATGAATCGGTGGTCATGGAAGACACGGTCGAACATGCGCTTATCCTCCTCTATTGAGGAGCCGGGCAATCCAAGCATCAGGTGAAAGCCCACCTTCAAGCCAGAGTTCCTCAACTTCCAGGTCGCTTCTATTATATCCTCGACGGAATGTCCACGCTTTATCTCCTCCAGTATATCATTCTTCACATGCTGCACACCCAATTCGACTTTCGTAGCGCCCATCTCCAGCATCTGGTCTATCTCTCTCTCACGTGCATAATCGGGTCTTGTCTCAAATGTGATACCGACATTTCTCACCTCTCGCTGCCGTGCCTTTGCCTTCCCGAAGTCATTCATTGCACTTAAGCATCTCTGGACGAACCAGTGTTGATAATAGCTGGGTCTCGCAGTCAGTGTGCCACCCATCAGGATAAGTTCCACCTTCTCAAAATCGTGTCCTATCTCCTCCAGTTGATGCAGTCTCACAGTTACCTGCCTGTAAGGGTCATAGTTACATTGAGCAGCTCTAATAGCTGCTGGCTCTCTGCCTACATAGCTCTGTGGCGATCCAAAATCGGAATAAGGACCGCCAGGGCACATGATACACCGTCCATGAGGGCATGGATATGGAGAGGACATAACAGCGACAGGAGCAACGCCTGATGCGGTCCTCATACGTTTCCGCTTCAGATTCTCTCTCAATTCGCTGCCACTGCCACTATCATTGCCACTGCTAATGAATCTCAGCACATCGGAATTCTTTGGGATGTGACATAGCTTATATCTTGCACTTATCTCCTTCTTCGCACGGTTTATGCTCTCAGGTTCTGTTAATCCCCCCTTCTGTATGAGCTCTGCTATTTCCCGGCATGCAATCTCGTATGTTGCGGTAGTACTTTCCATTCTCTTCTCTTCTCTTTCTCTATACGTATCCTCTTGCTTCTTCCTGTTCTCGTTCCCGTTTCTCCCTCATCGCACGTTTCTCCTCTTCCCGTATCGCCTCTTCCCTCAGCTTACTCTCCTCCCTACTCTTCGCTTCTAATATAGATGTGTCCACATCGAGCTGTAATATCTCACTCAACTTGACTAGCAGTTCCGATGCCGCTGTATAATCAGGATACTCGGGGTCTGCCGCGTTCTGGCTCGTACTTGCAAATAAACAAACTCCTTCTATACCCTTATTATGCCCCATCGCAGTTACAAGCCCGGAGAAGCCTATAAACCTGTCTACATGCGTTTGCTTAATCCCGTATGCCTGCATCTCTACCAGCAGGTGGGGGTCTGTTGCGCAGCACCTGATTCCCTCTTCTATTACCTGTGCACCGAGCGAAAAAAGCCTTTTTACGTGGAAATCACGTAGCAAATCTGTTACCTTATCAGCAAGCAGGTATTGGTTTTGAGGATTATATGCCTGGTAACCATCCACAATAATAATACCTCTCTTCTTTAATAGATAGAACCTCACACCCGGGAGCTCCACAATGCCGCCTTTGCCTATCTCCACGCCCGCAGCGGAGGCTGGAGCGAGATAAGAGGGTCCATAATAGACCCCTGGCAGTCCATAAGAGTACAACTCCAGGAGCAATCCTGGCTTCTGCCTCGCTATAAGTTCCTTTATCACTATCTTAC
Proteins encoded in this window:
- a CDS encoding tRNA uridine(34) 5-carboxymethylaminomethyl modification radical SAM/GNAT enzyme Elp3 — protein: MESTTATYEIACREIAELIQKGGLTEPESINRAKKEISARYKLCHIPKNSDVLRFISSGNDSGSGSELRENLKRKRMRTASGVAPVAVMSSPYPCPHGRCIMCPGGPYSDFGSPQSYVGREPAAIRAAQCNYDPYRQVTVRLHQLEEIGHDFEKVELILMGGTLTARPSYYQHWFVQRCLSAMNDFGKAKARQREVRNVGITFETRPDYAREREIDQMLEMGATKVELGVQHVKNDILEEIKRGHSVEDIIEATWKLRNSGLKVGFHLMLGLPGSSIEEDKRMFDRVFHDHRFMPDYLKIYPTLVVRGTELYERWKRGEYKPICEEEAIEIIAYAKRIIPKWVRIQRIQRDIPAQFIEAGVKKSNLRQLVKARLQTLGYKCRCIRCREAGLSQLQGRIVDESCIRLVTESYEAGDGMEYFISYEDVKNDILIAHLRLRLPYESASIHRTELMHAALVRDLHVYGELVPPGESKHASWQHRGYGTRLLKRAEEIASEHGYQKVAVMSGIGVRPYYAKQGYRREGPYMVKQI
- a CDS encoding PAC2 family protein; translated protein: MGITRRVWVHHRANDNEGLKAQIAIVGASGLRSVGKIVIKELIARQKPGLLLELYSYGLPGVYYGPSYLAPASAAGVEIGKGGIVELPGVRFYLLKKRGIIIVDGYQAYNPQNQYLLADKVTDLLRDFHVKRLFSLGAQVIEEGIRCCATDPHLLVEMQAYGIKQTHVDRFIGFSGLVTAMGHNKGIEGVCLFASTSQNAADPEYPDYTAASELLVKLSEILQLDVDTSILEAKSREESKLREEAIREEEKRAMREKREREQEEARGYV